CCGTTCAGGGTTGAACTCTTCAGGGTCGGTCCAACGCTCGGGGTCGCGTCCTATGGTCCATACGTTAATTTGAATTTGCGTTTTCGGAGGAATATCGTAGCCTTGGATCTTGACGTGAGACATTGTTTCTCTTGGAATTATAAATGGAAGTGCTGGATGTAACCTGAATGTTTCCTTGACTATGAGCTTCAAGTAATCAACTTTGCCTATATCATCTTCAGTGATTCTTTCCCTGTTCAGTCCAAGGGTGGTTCGAATATTTTCTTGAGCTTTCTTCATTACTCTAGGGTTTTTAACGAGTTCTGCCATCGCCCAAATCATTGTTACTGCGCTTGTATCAATCCCCGCGAGAAATACATCCTGAAATCCACATAacaacacaaataaaaaaactagtGTAATATAGTTGTTAATTATACCatctcaaattatttttatgttatgttCAGAAAAATATTAATGGTATGTTTAACTAATcaattatgtatatttaaaattaaatattttttacaaaaataaataaaattaaataactccacatatatatatatatatatctaacatAATCttaaatctataaatatatctataaatttaaagctttttacattaatttatctatttactttttcacaaattatttttaaattttttatactcATATCCTATTCAACTGCTCTATTTGCACGTAGTAAAAAGACAAAACCAAGATTTGAGGTTTTTACCATGAGGATTGCCTTGACATTATCCATATTGAGTTTGAAAGAATCATCATCTCCCTGTTCATCGATCATATCCAACATCATGGAAACAATATCCTGATTTTTCCTTCCTTCTGGCTTCAAGTGATCATCAATTACATGTTGATAAAAAGCATCAAGCTCCTCAAACACTTTGCTGATCCTCTTGTGTCGTTGAAACAACAAGTCTAAGATTCTCCCAAATACACCAGGGAAGAAGTCAGAGAAAGTGAAATCCCCTAGAGCTACTGTTGCTTCGGTAACAAGCTCCTCGATCTTTTCTTGATCGATATAGAAGTCGCTCTCGTGGAAGTTCTGTCCTAAAGCCACTCTACAAATGATACTTGCGGTAAGGGTGAAGAAGGTCTTGCTTAAATCTACAGGAGATTGTGTCAAAGCCGCTTCAGACACTTTCTTCACCACAAAACCAACCTCGTCCTCTCTTATATACCTAAATGATTGAACCTTCTTAAGGCTAAAAAGCTCGATCACCGCCAGTTTTCGCATCTCCCGCCAATACGCACCGTACTGCGAGAAGGTGATGTCTTTGAAACCGTAGGAGAGTTTTCCGGTCCCTACCGTCTTTGGTCGGCTGCAACATTCCAAGTCATGAGTTTTGAGAACTGCTTCAGCTGCTTCACTCGATGAGATCACAACCACTGGAACAGACCCCAGTCGAAGAAGTACAACTGGTCCGTATTTGATGGAGAGGTTATGAAAACATCTGTGGGGCAGTCCTGCAAGATGGTGTAAGTTCCCAATGATCGGAAGACTTGAAGGGCTAGGTGGAAGATTGAACTTTGAGTTTTTAGTCTTTTTAAGAAAGATTGATGATAcaagagtaagaaacaaagcCAAGAAGAAACAGGGCAAGATCTCCATTTTTAATCTTTCGCTGTTTCGTAGAGAGATGACTGTAGGTTTCGGAAGGGCCtttgtatatataaagatatgatAAAAGACTCGGTAAATGTCCTGATCAATACGTTAACTCTCTCTGAAAGCAAGtggttgaaatttttttgtgaCCATGTTCCTAGTTTTGTGGAATATAttatcttcactggattcatcaATGCGACAAAAGTCTagtaacttaaaaagttttgtGGTCCAACACTTCAACAGTCACGTGTTCTGTTACTCTTTGCTATGATTGGTTGATTGGATAGCGTGGCACTTATATATTGGATCATTGGTCACAAGCCATGCCTTCTTTTTGTTGCTAACAAGGACGTGTTGGATTAAAATATTCTatcgttttttttcttcatttgaaaTGATAAAATATTCTATCGTTTAacacaaaaattattttatacacTGATAATCTATCTAAAGTCTTTCTACCACGTCGTCTGACGTGAGTACAAGTTTCTTGAGCGTGGTTGAATACATTCTTCAATGTTTATGACTTTCTTGAGGGTGGTTGAATTCATTctttaaagtttttttgttCAATAATTGTAATATTAGTTTGACTTGGTCCTTTTGGCTAAGATCATGTCCTGATTTGGTTTGTTTTAGGTTTCCTGTTTATGGAAAATACTAATCTATTCGTTTAGTTATTACGAATCCCGGAAAAAAAGGATTTCAATTCTACCGTGGAAGAAATGACacaacaaataacatataacGAATAATTTAAgcaaaacattttataaagggcaattgtcaataatagcaccttttgaagtttatgtctcaaaaatagcactagaaggagaaagtcacaaaaatgacattcattaaagggtaaaatatctctaatacccttggtttaaaattaaataaacaaacaaaaataaataaaaataaataaaataaaataaaaaaaatgaatttttttttcatagtttcaaattatatgttttcagattcgaaatttttacttttttttattttgaaattttttttcgaattttttttttatttttttttcaaattttctttttataatttaaaaatactttttgaaactgtttttaaaattttattttttattttagtttttagtttttataaaattttaaaccctaattccaaaactccaccccttaactctaaaccctaaggtttgaattaattaacccaaggggtataagtgtatatttacctctttaatgaaacctatttttgtgactttgaaccttgagtgctactttgggaacaaaaacttggtttagtgctatcctagtctttttctcttttataaaaGCAATGAGAAATTAACTTTATACTCcgatattaaaattttgtgatattCCAAAAGTCAACATCACGTATGATTCGCAACCAATAATCTAAATCTTATTGATGTTAAGCTTATTACCATTTTACAGTGTGGATATAGTACTCGAAGACCACTGGaactaaaaatatatcattaatcactatatataattatatttaatgtgaAAACGACAATTTATGCTAAAGGTTCTCTAATAAAGAAAATTCAACCTGGATTTTTCAAGTTTCTGAGAAACTAACAGATTTAATAGTAAAAATCACGTTTGTGCACACCTAATATGAACTAAAACATATATTCTTCTACAAC
The sequence above is drawn from the Brassica napus cultivar Da-Ae chromosome A8, Da-Ae, whole genome shotgun sequence genome and encodes:
- the LOC106382359 gene encoding cytochrome P450 71B2 isoform X3; this translates as MLQPTKDGRDRKTLLRFQRHHLLAVRYIREDEVGFVVKKVSEAALTQSPVDLSKTFFTLTASIICRVALGQNFHESDFYIDQEKIEELVTEATVALGDFTFSDFFPGVFGRILDLLFQRHKRISKVFEELDAFYQHVIDDHLKPEGRKNQDIVSMMLDMIDEQGDDDSFKLNMDNVKAILMDVFLAGIDTSAVTMIWAMAELVKNPRVMKKAQENIRTTLGLNRERITEDDIGKVDYLKLIVKETFRLHPALPFIIPRETMSHVKIQGYDIPPKTQIQINVWTIGRDPERWTDPEEFNPERFTDSSVDFRGQHYELLPFGSGRRMCPAMPMGVANVELALMNLLYFFDWGLPDGMKVGELDMEEAGNISIVKKVPLQLVPLRRY
- the LOC106382359 gene encoding cytochrome P450 71B2 isoform X1 — protein: MEILPCFFLALFLTLVSSIFLKKTKNSKFNLPPSPSSLPIIGNLHHLAGLPHRCFHNLSIKYGPVVLLRLGSVPVVVISSSEAAEAVLKTHDLECCSRPKTVGTGKLSYGFKDITFSQYGAYWREMRKLAVIELFSLKKVQSFRYIREDEVGFVVKKVSEAALTQSPVDLSKTFFTLTASIICRVALGQNFHESDFYIDQEKIEELVTEATVALGDFTFSDFFPGVFGRILDLLFQRHKRISKVFEELDAFYQHVIDDHLKPEGRKNQDIVSMMLDMIDEQGDDDSFKLNMDNVKAILMDVFLAGIDTSAVTMIWAMAELVKNPRVMKKAQENIRTTLGLNRERITEDDIGKVDYLKLIVKETFRLHPALPFIIPRETMSHVKIQGYDIPPKTQIQINVWTIGRDPERWTDPEEFNPERFTDSSVDFRGQHYELLPFGSGRRMCPAMPMGVANVELALMNLLYFFDWGLPDGMKVGELDMEEAGNISIVKKVPLQLVPLRRY
- the LOC106382359 gene encoding cytochrome P450 71B2 isoform X2, coding for MEILPCFFLALFLTLVSSIFLKKTKNSKFNLPPSPSSLPIIGNLHHLAGLPHRCFHNLSIKYGPVVLLRLGSVPVVVISSSEAAEAVLKTHDLECCSRPKTVGTGKLSYGFKDITFSQYGAYWREMRKLAVIELFSLKKVQSFRYIREDEVGFVVKKVSEAALTQSPVDLSKTFFTLTASIICRVALGQNFHESDFYIDQEKIEELVTEATVALGDFTFSDFFPGVFGRILDLLFQRHKRISKVFEELDAFYQHVIDDHLKPEGRKNQDIVSMMLDMIDEQGDDDSFKLNMDNVKDVFLAGIDTSAVTMIWAMAELVKNPRVMKKAQENIRTTLGLNRERITEDDIGKVDYLKLIVKETFRLHPALPFIIPRETMSHVKIQGYDIPPKTQIQINVWTIGRDPERWTDPEEFNPERFTDSSVDFRGQHYELLPFGSGRRMCPAMPMGVANVELALMNLLYFFDWGLPDGMKVGELDMEEAGNISIVKKVPLQLVPLRRY